In Ignavibacteria bacterium, the genomic stretch TCCTTCTTGAATATCTCATCAAACATAAAGGCGATGTTGTAACACGAGAGAAACTACTCGACAAAATTTGGGGAAATGATGTCCGCGTGAATGATAGAACGATTGACGTTCACATCAGAAAAATTCGAGAGAAGTTAGGAGAGTTTGCCGATTGCATCGAAACGATAAAAGGCATTGGTTATCGAATGAAAGAGCAATAGTTATTCTAAAATTCGTCATGCCGAATTTATTTCGGCATCTTTACAAAGAGATTCCGGAACAAGTTCGGAATGACGTGATATGAAATGAAACTCCAAACCAAACTCAACATATTTTTTCTTCTGCTCGGCGTTGGAATTATTCTCATCGAATATTTTCTCCTTCACTTGCACGGGA encodes the following:
- a CDS encoding winged helix-turn-helix transcriptional regulator; protein product: LLEYLIKHKGDVVTREKLLDKIWGNDVRVNDRTIDVHIRKIREKLGEFADCIETIKGIGYRMKEQ